The following is a genomic window from Acidimicrobiales bacterium.
CACGCCGACGTCGGACACGAGGATCCCGTCGGCCGGGAGCACCCGGCGCAGGTCGTGCAGCAGCCGCTCGGGCCGGATGGGCGTCGCCTCCGAGCGCGCGTGCTCCGCGCCGGTGCGCTCCCAGTCACGACGCCACGAGGCGATCTGCGACCGCCAGGCGCGCCGCGCGTCGGCGGCCCCGAGGTCGGCACGCCCGGCGAGCGCCACGGCGAGGGCGCGGAGGAACGCTCGCGCGTCGGCGACGATGCCGAGCTCCACCGGGTAGTTGCGGCCGAGCTCCTGCGGGTCGATGTCGACGTGGATGAGCTTCGTGGGAGGGATCCGGTAGGTGTAGCCGGGGATCCACGAGCTCGCCGCCCGGTCGTCGAAGCGGGTCCCCACCGCCAAGATGACGTCGGCGGTGCTCGCCGCCCTGTTCGCGGGGAGGCCGCCGTTGCGGCCGACCTCGCCGACCGCGAGCTCGCTGGCGGGATCGAAGCAACCCTTCGCCGAGGGGCTCCAGGCGACCGGCAGGCCGAGCAGCCTCGACACCTCGACGAGGGCCGCAGCCGCTCCGGCGACCTCGACGCCGTGGCCGGCGATGGCGAGGGGGCGCTCGGCGGTCACGAGCAGCTCGACGACGGTCTCGAGGTCCTCGGGTGCGACGCCGACGCGCGACGAGATCCCGCGGCGCCACGCGGAGGGCTCGGGGAGCTCGACCTCCGCCTCCTCCACGAACACGTCGAGCGGCACGTCGAGGTTCGCCGGGCCGGGCCGGCCGGTGAGCATCGTCGAGAAGGCCTGGCGCAGCATGAGCGGGAGCTGCTCGGGCCGCGTCGCCTGGAAGCTGCGCTTCACGTAGGGACGGACGACGCTCGGGAAGTCCGCCTGGAAGTAGCGCCCCGTCTCCTGGAAGGCTCCCCGGTTGAACTGCGTCGTCGGGATGTTGCCGGTGATGGCGAGGAAGGCCGACGAGTCGAAGAGCGCGCCCGCGAGCGCGATGACGAGGTTCGCCGAGCCCGGGCCGCACGAGGTGAGCGTGACGGCCGGCCGGCGCGCGACCCGGAAGTAGGCGTCGGCCATGAAGCCCGCTGCCGCCTCGTGGTGGACGGAGACGACGCTGAGGCGGTCGCGAGCGTCGAGGAGGGCGTCGAGGAGGCCGACGTTCCCGTGCCCGCAGAGCGCGAAGACGTGGCGGACGCCCTCGCGCTGGAGGTACTCGGCGATCATCTCCGAGCCGCGCATGCGAACCATGACCGAGCCCCCCTCCGACCCGCACTCCGGCGAGCACCCGCCGAGATCTTCGGGTGCGAGCGTCGCGCCGAGCCGCTGTCCTCCTGCTGCGTCTCGCCTGTTGCGTCTAGCGCACTCGCTTGCGCACCCCACACGAGTATGCGACACTCGCCGGTAGCCGTCAAGCAGCGGGCGCGACGGCGCCGGTCTCTGCTGGCGCTGCGTGTTGACGCCGGCGCGACCGCCGGGGAGCATCTCCCTCGGTGCCCGCCGGGCAGCGCGTGGTCACGGCGCGGCCGGGTGCGAGCGCTCGGCCGGTCCGGGAGGTTGCGACGTGTCGGGGAGGTTCGCATGGACGGCCTGAGGTGGGCGCTCGTCGGCACGACCGGGTGGGCGGACGCGCTCTTCGCGCCTGCGCTGCGGCGCACGCCCGGGGCGGTGCTGCGCGGCGCGGCGGGGTCGGGCGCGGACGGCTCGACCGCGTTCAGGGATCGCCACGGCGCCGAACGTGCCTACCGCGACCTCGAGGAGCTCGCCGCGGACGACGCCGTCGACGCCGTGTGGGTCGCCACGCCGAACGACCTGCACGCCGCCCAGGCGATCCGCCTCCTCGAGGCCGGCAAGCACGTCCTCGTCGAGAAGCCGCTCGCCACGCGCGCGAAGGACGCCGAGCTCGTCGTCGACGCGGCGCGCCGCAACGGGCGCGTCCTGCGGGTCGGCTACCACCACCGGTTCCGCTCGGTGCACCAGGCCCTCCGCCGCTACGTCGCGGAGGGCCGGCTCGGCACGGTCGGCGCGGCGCGCTTCCACGCCTTCTCCGCCTACCCCCACGAGCCGCCGGCCTGGCGACGCAGCCCGGAGCGCAGCGGCGGCTGGGCGATCAACGACGTCGGCACGCACCTGCTCGACCTCGTCCTGTGGATCCTCGGGCCGGCCGAGCTCGCGGGCGCCTGGTTCGGCAACCCCCGCTTCGGCCTCGACACCGACGACACCGCCACGTTGCTGCTGCGGCTGGCCGGCGGTGGTTCCTGCGTCGTGGACACCTCGACGGCGCTCGAGAGCCCCGGCGCGAGGATCGAGCTCTACGGCACGCTCGGCTACCTGCGAGCCGAGCGGAGCTTCGAGGGGGCGGCCGTCCTCGACACCTCCTTCGGCGACGCGCAGCACTACCCCGAGGACGACGCCTTCCGCCTCGAGGTCGAGGACTTCCAGCGCGCCGTGGCGGGCGGCGAGTCGATCGGGGAGGCCGGGGAGCTCGCCGTGGAGAACGTGCGCCTCATCCAGGAGGCCCGCGCGCTCGACGCCCGGCGGGGCGCCTGATGGGACACCCCGAGCTGGCGGACGCCAAGCGCCTGAGCGGCGTCCTCGTCGACGGCCGCTGGCTCGAGGACGGGCCGGAGTCGCCGGTCCTCGACAAGTACTGGCGCCGCCCCGTCGCCACCGTCGCGTGCGCGAGCGCCGAGCACGTGGACGCCGCGCTCGACGCGGCGTGGCGGGTGGCGGAGGGCGAGCCGCTCCCACCACGCCGGCGCGCCGAGGTCCTCGAGGCGGCGGCCGGTCTCCTCGCGTCGCGCGCCGAGGAGGTCGTCGGCCGCTACGTCGACGAGACCGGCTTCACCGTACGCGACGCCGAGACCGAGCTCGCCCGGACCCGCGAGATCCTCCGCCTGTGCGCGGAGGAGGCGCGACGGATCGCCGGCGAGGTCGTCCCGATCGCAGGGGCCCCCGGCGGGGAGGGCCGCCTCTCGTTCACGCTGCGGGTCCCCGTCGGCGTCGTCGTCGCCATCTCGCCGTTCAACGCCCCGCTCAGCACCGTGGCCCACAAGGTCGGGCCGGCGCTCGCCGCGGGGAACGCCGTCGTGCTGAAGCCGGCGAGCGCGACGCCGCTGTCGGCCATCCACCTCTGCCGCGCCCTGTGCGACGCCGGCCTCCCGCCGGGCCACCTCGGGCTCGTGTGCGGACCGGGGTCGATCGTCGGCGAGCGCCTCGTCCCCGACCGACGCGTCCGGTACTTCAGCTTCACCGGCTCGACGCGCGTCGGCCTGCTCGTCAAGCAGCGTTCCGGGATCGCGAAGACCCAGCTCGAGCTGGGCGCCAACAGCGCGACCATCGTCTGCGCGGACGCCGACCTCGACCTCGCCGCCCAGCTCGTCGTGCGCGGCGGCTACCGCAAGGCCGGACAGGTGTGCACCTCGGTCCAGCGAGTCCTCGTCGAGGAGGCGGTCGCGCGCGACCTCGAGGACGAGCTCGCCCGGCGGGTCAAGGCCCTGCGCGTCGGCGACCCGCACCTCGAGGGCACCGACGTCGGGCCGATGATCGCCGAGGAGGAGGCGGCACGTGCCCTCGGCTGGGTCGACGAGGCCGTCGCGGCCGGCGCTCGCCTCCTCGCCGGCGGCACCCGCTCGGGGCCCGTCCTCGAGCCGACGCTGCTCGGAGACGTCCCGCTCGAGTGCCGGATCATGCGCGACGAGATCTTCGCCCCCGTCGTCGCGCTCCACCGGGTCGCCGACCTCGACGAGGCGATCTCGGTCGCCAACGCCACCGCCTACGGTCTCCAGGCCGGCGTGTTCACGCGCAGCCTCGACGGCGCGCTGCGCGCCGTGCGCGCGCTGCGCGTCGGCGGCGTCCTCGTGAACGACACCTCGAGCTACCACGCCGA
Proteins encoded in this region:
- a CDS encoding Gfo/Idh/MocA family oxidoreductase, whose protein sequence is MDGLRWALVGTTGWADALFAPALRRTPGAVLRGAAGSGADGSTAFRDRHGAERAYRDLEELAADDAVDAVWVATPNDLHAAQAIRLLEAGKHVLVEKPLATRAKDAELVVDAARRNGRVLRVGYHHRFRSVHQALRRYVAEGRLGTVGAARFHAFSAYPHEPPAWRRSPERSGGWAINDVGTHLLDLVLWILGPAELAGAWFGNPRFGLDTDDTATLLLRLAGGGSCVVDTSTALESPGARIELYGTLGYLRAERSFEGAAVLDTSFGDAQHYPEDDAFRLEVEDFQRAVAGGESIGEAGELAVENVRLIQEARALDARRGA
- a CDS encoding aldehyde dehydrogenase family protein, whose translation is MGHPELADAKRLSGVLVDGRWLEDGPESPVLDKYWRRPVATVACASAEHVDAALDAAWRVAEGEPLPPRRRAEVLEAAAGLLASRAEEVVGRYVDETGFTVRDAETELARTREILRLCAEEARRIAGEVVPIAGAPGGEGRLSFTLRVPVGVVVAISPFNAPLSTVAHKVGPALAAGNAVVLKPASATPLSAIHLCRALCDAGLPPGHLGLVCGPGSIVGERLVPDRRVRYFSFTGSTRVGLLVKQRSGIAKTQLELGANSATIVCADADLDLAAQLVVRGGYRKAGQVCTSVQRVLVEEAVARDLEDELARRVKALRVGDPHLEGTDVGPMIAEEEAARALGWVDEAVAAGARLLAGGTRSGPVLEPTLLGDVPLECRIMRDEIFAPVVALHRVADLDEAISVANATAYGLQAGVFTRSLDGALRAVRALRVGGVLVNDTSSYHADLMPYGGVKDSGYGLEGPRYAVADMTDTRTVVIRAS
- a CDS encoding thiamine pyrophosphate-binding protein codes for the protein MVRMRGSEMIAEYLQREGVRHVFALCGHGNVGLLDALLDARDRLSVVSVHHEAAAGFMADAYFRVARRPAVTLTSCGPGSANLVIALAGALFDSSAFLAITGNIPTTQFNRGAFQETGRYFQADFPSVVRPYVKRSFQATRPEQLPLMLRQAFSTMLTGRPGPANLDVPLDVFVEEAEVELPEPSAWRRGISSRVGVAPEDLETVVELLVTAERPLAIAGHGVEVAGAAAALVEVSRLLGLPVAWSPSAKGCFDPASELAVGEVGRNGGLPANRAASTADVILAVGTRFDDRAASSWIPGYTYRIPPTKLIHVDIDPQELGRNYPVELGIVADARAFLRALAVALAGRADLGAADARRAWRSQIASWRRDWERTGAEHARSEATPIRPERLLHDLRRVLPADGILVSDVGVHHNWIVQAWQAPRPASLLQSWGFGAMGFGVAGVLGAKLAAPDRPVAAVVGDGGFLMLPGAVATAVEYGIPVTWVVWNNGGYISIRDIQRGYFGPSREFATSFAREDGQPYSADYAAMARAMGAEGLAVEKPGELAEALAAAIESGRPSVVSVVVDPEASPLATGSWALPPLPHPQPSSRRDDVVPPGRTDRTRP